In the Oncorhynchus masou masou isolate Uvic2021 unplaced genomic scaffold, UVic_Omas_1.1 unplaced_scaffold_1178, whole genome shotgun sequence genome, GCTAactcccgtctctctgtctgttcctgTTCCCAGCTaactcccatctctctgtctgtaggttggTCTGTTCCCAGCTAactcccgtctctctgtctgtaggttggTCTGTTCCCAGctaactcctgtctctctgtctgtaggtcgGTCTGTTCCCAGctaactcctgtctctctgtctgtaggttggTCTGTTCCCAGctaactcctgtctctctgtctgtaggttggTCTGTTCCCAGctaactcctgtctctctgtctgtcccaggtTGGTCTGTCTGATCCCAGCTAactcccgtctctctgtctgtaggttggTCTGTTCCCAGctaactcctgtctctctgtctgtaggttggTCTGTTCCCAGCTaactccgtctctctgtctgtaggttggTCTGTTCCCAGctaactcctgtctctctgtctgtaggttggTCTGTTCCCAGctaactcctgtctctctgtctgtaggttggTCTGTTCCCAGCTAACTATGTAGAAGAGGATTACTCTGAATACTGCTGATGTCGCCTCACTGTCACACCTTCACCTGTGTGTGAAAGAGACAGTGTGTCCCAATTCAACCCCTACCCCTTCCCTTGGCCCTaaccagtgcagtcaaaaatgtgattttactgttttgtttttttcaacaatatctccacactatgaggttgaaaTAACACTCTGAAATTGTATAAAATTACGATAATGTCCTTTTGAAAACAATGCTTGAAAACCTGTTCAGGTTGGAGTTTTTGACCCACAGCATGACATCACAATCTGATCTGATTTTTCtgaccaatgaccagtcatcttttatttgcatatttctCCACCTACTTTGAAGGGGTAAGCTGGGTAGGCTCTAGTGCAGGGATGAGCAGCTCCAGTCCCACTGtttccctagcaaacacagctgattaaactgaCTGTAATTCTGAACTGAAGAACATGATCATTGCATTACTGGAGTCAGGTGTCTTAGTTGGGGCTGAAGTGTGACAACAATCAGGGCCCCGAGGACTGGAGCTGCCCATCCCTGCTCTTTCCAGTCTAGACCCCCACTCTATCCGCCAATCAGAGCTGTGCatgtaaatatatttaaatttcTATCAACACACTCAATCAGACATAGCATTCCAATGGCTTTCTGCTGGGAAATAAattataaaacatttatttgaagTTATTTTCATGAAGTAAACACAGTGATTTATTAGACATCCAGTGATGATTTAAAATTTTAAAAAGACTGCGTGGAGGCGATTAAATGTTTGATCTGCAAGATAGAGGCAATATGGTGGAAGCCTTACCAcgaccatagagaatgatagaggcttGTCTAGTGGCCAAAAGGTTGTATTAGCAcggggcagcaccattgagggcttccaccatttcaATGTCGTCAACTGGCtgggacttccaacttcattggctgatccctacCTGGTGACCTTGTTGGGAGTCATGTGCAGCCCGGGTCATCAGGAGGTATCAGCCAATCGTGAAGAAGAAAAtgggactacttcaaaatggctTCAATGGCACTGCCCACGATGTCACAGACGCCGTAGTGGGACGGATACAATGATACggcctctttccatctctatgaCCCCCCTCAATACTACACACGGATACAATGATATggcctctttccatctctatgaCCCCCACTACACACGGATACAGCCCTGGTCAGACGTGTTAATGTCGAGGGACCCCTGGCTTCCTCCTGTGTAAAACTCAATGCACTGATCCAATGTTTCTGCTGTGAATAAACCCTCTGACGTACCAcgtggtctctctctgtcatgttaACATGGACTATGTACAATGAGCGAATGCCTTTTTAAAAGCAACACATCCCTTTGAAAACAGATACGAGTCAGTTATTATAGTGTCTAGACGGACTACAAGGTGTACataggatcattttggtcataaagtcagttaCTTGTCTAAGACGGAGTGTCACAATTGGTAAATGAAGGTTGTGTTTTGATTTGACAATGCCCCGTTTTCCCACTAACATGGGATGAACCGCTGCGGTGACAGCTCTCTATCCAAGAGCATAGATGGACCTGCCCAGCAGACCGACTTCGTGTACTTAAGACAACACGTCGCAATATTTGTTTacgaaatactgcaccaaacacctttATGTAAAATTGCACAACTAAAACATCCTCAGCGaaaatacagattttttttttagttGTCTTCAATTAATTCGGAGGAAGTGAAATAGGCTTCCTTGTGTACAGTATCTCATGGGGGACAAACCTCAATAAAACCAAACGCGGAATCGGCCAGGAAACACCTCCAAGACTGAATCTCGTTTTTCAAACGAGCGACAGGGTAAAAAAAAGACACGTGCCATTCGGCGTGTTCAATATTTAAACTCTGAAATGACGTTGCCACGAGCAGCACCGCAGCGGAGACGAGCGAGAACAGCAGAGAAGTTGAGCCTCGCGCTTCAACGCTTTTAGTTAtgcggaaattgacccactatgccGTTTACTTTGTGAATCTTCGCCAcatcgctgagtctacctttagcATCGTTGCAGTTAATATTGACTAATATTCAGAgattctgtcccaaatggcacagaacagagtctggtctatagtagtgcactatatagggaacctcTTACCTACACAGAACagagtctggtctatagtagacaAAACAGCACTATATAGGGGACCTTTTACCTACACAGAACAGAGTGgtatatagtagtatactatatagggaacctCTTACCTAGACAAAACagagtctggtctatagtagtgcactatatagggaacctcTTACCTAGACATAACagagtctgttctatagtagtctatatagggaACCTCTTACCTAGACATAATagagtctggtctatagtagtgcactatatagggaacctcTTACCTAGACATAACagagtctggtctatagtagtgcactatatagggaacctcTTACCTAGACATAACagagtctggtctatagtagtgcactatatagggaacctcTTACCTAGACATAACagagtctggtctatagtagtgcactatatagggaataacaggtctggtctatagtagtgcactatatagggacacCTCCACCTCAGATAATAAAGCCAGTTAGAGACGGAGACAAATTAAACTAATATAAATATTTGCTTTTATTTCCAAACAATATCAAAACATTTCATCACTAGAACATCAACAATGTCTTCCGCAAACCCCGATCCAATGATCAACAATCTCAAGCCTTGTTGTGACATagaattgtgtgtgtggtgtgtgtcctcAGTCCTCTACTGGTAGTACAGCTCCAGGTTCTGTCCATCATGGATCTCATCTGCAGACAGGTGAGTAAAGGATCAGTCGTCCCACACAAACACCATCCATATTTTtctttcattttacctttatttaaccaggtcagaagaccacattcttattttcggtggtggtgttgttcaggggcagaacagtcAGCTCCACAACTCAAACACCATCCATATTGCCACCCCATATGCCACATGTACCGCGTGTGTCAAATGTCTCGAGTTGCACAACCAAATCATTTCCCAGAGTTTCCCTCAATATAATGAACTAAACCAGGAAACTCATCACTTTCAAGGCAATACTTCACCAATAGCATTTCTCAATAACAAAAACTTTGCTTACATTGAGAAACCCACTCTGACAATAACCATCAGAttaagtgaggaggaggagacattCAAATgttgctgtctgtttctctctctctccttactatATCTAACAGTAGCAACATCTGTAAGGAAGGCAGACATGTTGGCTCAGTATCGCCCAGTTTACAGATTCCTCCCTGGTCAGAGTGAAACTGTTGTTCTCAAAGGGCTCAATAGTGTTCTATTTCCTCTTGGTTAAACAGCTGTTTCAGCATTCTTCGTCATGaatgttgttctggaggcagctcgaCAGTGGTCAcaagctggcacagccacaaagtcatcaaATCTGAATTTAAACTTAACCACACTGTTGAACCTAATTCCTAACCACACTGTtgaacctaatgcctaaccctaatttaaaaacacaaaaaaaacaccatAAAACACCAGCACATTATTGTAAAAATGCATGAAAACAATATAGCCACGTTTGACTTTGCAGCTGCTCTGTCTAAGGGGAAATGGCCCAGTTGTGCCTCCAGGACGAGACTCACAACAATAAAACGCCATCCGGTGGTCAAAACAGTGAAACTACACTTCCGAGGGCTCAAAAGGATACAGTCTCCCAGAGACACGTGGTCCTTGAATATGGTGTACCTGAGAGGAGAAAACAGGAAGTTAGTCACAGAGGAAGAACACAGGCCTCGACCAGGTTCCTTCCGGAATGTTTCAGATAGAAATGACAtgattccttattctacatgTCACAGAGGCTTGTAGGTTCTACATTTCTACCTTAATATTCTAACACGTTACCCTGGATACAAATGTAGacgacacagagaacagtctgaataatacaggaggaagagaaggagaagtgaCTCGTCACTGGTTCCAAATATGCCACAACTGACAAGTTTCTGAGTTGACGCAGCGATctaaatcaaagtttgtcacgtgcgccCAAATACAACAGTGACATACTTAGTTCCAGGCTCTGACCAACAGTGACatacttacttacaggctctgaCCAACAGTGACATACTTAGTTACAGgctctccagccactttaataatgttgatgtaaaatatatcactagccactttaaacaatgactAAATATAATGAAATATACTCATTTACataccttacattactcatctcatatgtatatactgtactctataccatctactgcatctttatgtaatcaTGACACTAACAAACTAtgacttaatataatgtttacataccctacattactcatctcatatgtatatacagtgacatctactgtatcttgactatgccgctctgtaccatcactcattgaCATATCTTTATTACATATTCTTTGATCCAACACTTGTGACATattagttgtggaattgttaggttacttGTTggctattactgcattgtcaaCAGTGACACCAGCATTTCGTTACAGgcttaacatctgctaacatgtgacaaatacatttgatttgacttacaGGCTCTGACCAACAGTGAAATACTTAGTTACAGGCTCtgaccaacagtgcaatttttaagtcaaaaaaataataaaaggtattaggtgaacaatagatgaGTAAAGAAATAAGACACTgcagttcaaaccccgagctgacaaggtacaaatctgtcgttctgcccctgaacaggcagttaacccactgttcctcggccgtcattgaaaataagaatttgttcttaactgacttgcctagttaaataaagttaaaataaaaaatatcagctgatgtacgaagggctttactgggagtcacatagggtggcgcactactggcccagcgccgtccgggtttggccgcagtaggccgtcattggagataatgataatttgttcttaactgacttgtataattaaataaaaaaataaaaaagtccGTAATGAATAAAACTCGTCACTGGTCCGTAGGCTAGGAAGTGACTCGTCACTGGTCCGTAGGCTAGGGAAGTGACTCGTCACTGGTTCGTAGGCTAGGGAAGTGACTCGTCACTGGTCATTTCTTTCTCACCATTTCTTGAGTACGATCTTGTCCCACCGTGTGCCTGTCTGGGCAGCGATGAGCTTCTTCAGGTCTCCTATAGTGTCTTCTGAGCTGGAAAGGGTTAAGGCTGTACACAGATGACTGCTCTAACGACATGTTGGTATAGTGTGTCTATGCCTGCAACCTCTGAAGGTTCAGCATCTACAGACATCTATATAACCCCAACCCTCAAAAAAGGTCTGTAGTAATTTAACCTTTAGTTTTTTTAAAAATGATTTCTTGCTGATATGAAAGATACATTCCTTGTTTCCAAAACCACATCGCAACGATGCGTTTTAACGTTCAGAACGAGCGTCTgggataataaaataaaaaaaggtatgtggacacctgctcccccctttgttgctataacagcctccgctcttctgggaaggctttccactagatgttggaacattgctgctataacagcctccactcttctgggaaggctttccactagatgttggaacattgctgctataacagcctccactcttctgggaaggctttccactagatgttggaacattgctgctataacagcctccactcttctgggaaggatttccactagatgttggaacattgctgctataacagcctcctctcttctgggaaggctttccactagatgttagaacattgctgctataacagcctccgttcttctgggaaggctttccactagatgttagaacattgctgctataacagcctccgttcttctgggaaggctttccactagatgttagaacattgctgctataacagcctccgttcttctgggaaggctttccactagatgttagaacattgctgctataacagcctccgttcttctgggaaggctttccactagatgttggaacattgctgctataacagcctccgttcttctgggaaggctttccactagatgttggaacattgctgctataacagcctcctctcttctgggaaggctttctactagatgttggaacattgctgctataacagcctccactcttctgggaaggctttcccactagatgttggaacattgctgctataacagcctccactcttctgggaaggctttccactagatgatggaacattgctgctataacagcctccactcttctgggaaggctttccactagatgttggaacattgctgctataacagcctccactcttctgggaaggctttccactagatgatggaacattgctgctataacagcctcctctcttctgggaaggctttccactagatgttggaacattgctgctaacagatgttcttctgggaaggctttccactagatgttggaacattgctgctataacagcctcctctcttctgggaaggctttccactagatgatggaacattgctgctataacagcctcctctcttctgggaaggcattccactagatgttggaacattgctgcagggacttgcttccattcagccacgagcattggTGAGGTCGGGACTGATGTTgggcagtcggcgttccaattcatcccacaggtgttcgatgggggttgaggtcagggctctgtgcaggccagtcaagttcttccaaaaCGATCTCAACAAACAATGTCTGTATGAACCTCGTTGTGCACGGGAGCCAGCTGAAACAGGAGGGACTTCCCAAAACTGTTGAGAcagagttggaagcacagaatcgtctagaatgtcattgtgtgctgtagtgttaagatttcccttcactggaactaaggggcccgaaccatgaaaaacagctccagactaTTACTCCTACTccactttacagttggcactatgcaccAAAACCCAGATTCATtggtcggactgccagatggtgaagcgtgattcatcagtCCAGAAAAGGCATTTCCACTGCGCCGGGTCCAATGGCGACGAGCTttccaccactccagccgacgctgggcattgctcatggtgatcttagggttatcgtgtgtggctgctcggctgagctgttgtcgctcctagacatttccacttcacaataacagcacttacagttgactggggcagctctagcaaggcagaaatttgactaacttacttgttggaaaggtggcatcctatgatgatgacacattgaaagtcactgagctcttcagtaaggtcattctactgccaatgtttgtctatggagattgcatggcggtgcgctcgattttatacacctgtcagcaacgggtgtggatgaaatagccgaatccactcatttgaaggggtattCACATactattgtaacagtgtgttactaTCGCCAATAGGCGCTAAATCAGATGCCGTCTATGAATGGCGTAGGCTAGTCTGTGCTGTAAGACTAGCATGGTGGTCAGCTTAGTAAAAGGATACTTGCACTTCACCCGAACCTTCTTGCCCAGCCGGTCATTGCAAACCACCTCAATCATCCTGATCcgcagagagagacggggagggttGGTTGAGACAGCGGTACAGTATGACACCGTGAACATATGATAAACACTATGTTCAAACAACTTCGATACGGAAGTTACTTTTTCGTAGCAGGTCAGAATTTAAAGCGGGTTAGGATTATTAACGTAGTCGGTTAGGAGACTAAGATTAAGACGGGTTAGCGAAAAATGCTCTCATTACCTGCTACGAAAATCACGTCGTATCGAAGTGGCGTGAAACAGCAAACAGTGGTGATTACAATACAAGGATgatgttccagttgtttgtcattACAACTCCAATAATGTAATTTTACTTAGCAGCTAACATAATAGCTAGGACATTAAACATTATGTTGTCATATGGAGTTGGCTAATGTTAGCAGAGCTAGTTAGCGCTTAATCAACAACcactgaaaaaaataaataaagcatTACGTCTTAGATATTGAAGTGTCCTCACATGTTTATTTGGTCTACACCATTGATAAAATATCGTATAAGTACAGATATTACCTTGTTGATAGCTCGTCGTTAGCGAAAATCAGAATCGTTTCAGCCTAGGTAGTCGTAAAGCGTTCCGCTTTGTGTACAACGAGAAAACGCACCAATGAAACGTCTAAACGGATGATTGACGTGGCTACGTCAAGGCCTCTCATAGGGTGACATGTCAAGAGAAGGCGGGCACTGCAATATTCAGCTATGCCGTAAATCAACCAGAAGTGCTGCGAATAGTTGCAATGAAATAACAAATGCGGTCACATCAGTCTATAagggcattttttttttttttactgtagatCAGTGGAATAAACAGCCGAAATGATATCAACATACCATTCGATTAAACCCAATGTAGTTTATCATGATAAATACATGTCTAatgcaaaaacaacaaaacacatgTAAAAGCAACCCTTTTAGAAAAGTGACGAATATTCTAAACATGTGTCTTTGACACCTGGCGGATGGAAGGTGCAACAACAGAATCAGCAGCAGACGTTTCCTTACAGCCGCAGTCTACGAGCCACCAGAGGCAAAGAGGAGTGACTTGCACAGTTTTGAAAGCAAGCAGGGAAAATGGCAGACGCCGAGGACGAGAAGCTACCGTCCGGGTGGGAAAAGCGGATGAGCCGCAGTTCCAGTAGGTTGAGGCGATAACTAGCTATATCATCCCAGTCCCGAACAATTTGTCACTGGTGCACAAACCACTTGCATGGCAAAGTACCGACCGAACGAACCCAAATGCTAGCGTTAGCGGCTTAGCTAAATTACTTAGCTAGTTAGGTTGGTTGTAATCTTGTTGCATCGTTAGGTGGTGACGCATGTTTATTTGTGAATTGTGTCTGTTGGTTATTCGTTTGACTAGTGCGTGTATCAAAAGATAGCATCTGGTGTTGTTTAGTTAGCCAGTCATTACCCTCACGACTAACCCAGCAAGCTAGCCTAACTAGCAACGGTGCATGCATGTTTTGACAACTGTTCAACGTACTATGCATTGGACACTAACTTATTTCATAATCAAACAATTCTTAGGGATATATGTATTGGAAGATAGACTGTTGTATGGGGTGTCGTCATTTTGAGTTGGTCAGTTTATTCATTAATGTCCATTCATTCATTTCACGCCAGCTCGCGAGGTAGCAGAAAATAACAAGGCCCATAATAATGACGTCATTTTGTCCCGCGCCTTGGGACCATTCCGACACCTGTGTTAGGATGGCGAGTTTCTGCCCAGTGAGCAGAAGTTACATATGTATTTTCTCAACGCCTTCTTCAGCACAATATCATTAAAAGTTGCTGAAGACGACCAACTGAGAGTAGTTCTGTCCATTCCATGACTAAAGCAAAATGCTTTTATCTGTGTAGATTAATGCACATGAAGGAAAGGAAGCTTCAGTAGACTTTAGTTGTAGCATCGGCTCCCTCTTTCTCATCCCCCAAaccaacacctctcctctctctccccctactccccatcctttctctccctccccctctccatcctttctctccccctccatcctttctctccattccctccctccctgtcctctttccctccctccccatcctttcTCTCCATTCCCATCCTTTCTCCATTCCCATCCTTTCTCcattccatcctctctccattctctccattccctccctcctcccccatcattTCTCTCTATTCCCATcctttctctccattctctccctccctgtcctctttctctcccctgtcctctctccctcccttctcccccaccccccctcttccaccccccttcctcccccccctctctcctgccctcctcccccatcctctttctccctcctccctttcctagGTAGAGTGTACTACTTTAACCACATCACCAATGCCAGCCAGTGGGAGCGTCCGGTGGGGTCAGGTAGGTCGCCCAGCAGCGAAGGGGATGGACCTGTAGCTGACAGGTCATGGTTGGAATCCCTGGTGGGGCACTGTAACATTGATCTGGGGGGGCCCTTAACCCAACAACACGCTGGCCCTTAACCCAACAACACGCTGGCCCTTAACCCAACAACACGCTGGCCCTTAACCCAACAACACGCTGGCCCTTAACCCAACAACACGCTGGCCCTTAACCCAACAGCACGCTGGCCCTTAACCACCCAACAACACGCTGGCCCTTAACCACCCAACAACACGCTGGCCCTTAACCACCCAACAACACGCTGGCCCTTAACCACCCAACAACACGCTGGCCCTTAACCACCCAACAACACGCTGGCCCTTAACCACCCAACAACACGCTGGCCCTTAACCACCCAGCAACACGCTGGCCCTTAACCACCCAGCAACACGCTGGCCCTTAACCACCCAGCAACACGCTGGCCCTTAACCACCCACAACCGCTGGCCCTTAACCACCCAGCAACACGCTGGCCCCCCCAGCACCACCCAACCACCCAGCAACACGCTGGCCCTTAGCACCGCTGGCCCAACCACCCAGCAACACGCTGGCCCTTAACCACCCAGCAACACGCTGGCCCTTAACCACCCAGCAACACGCTGGCCCTTAACCACCCAGCAACACGCTGGCCCTTAACCATGTGTGAAGTGTGCTCCTCCT is a window encoding:
- the LOC135529531 gene encoding ubiquitin-like protein 5, producing the protein MIEVVCNDRLGKKVRVKCNSEDTIGDLKKLIAAQTGTRWDKIVLKKWYTIFKDHVSLGDYEIHDGQNLELYYQ